The Alistipes sp. ZOR0009 genome window below encodes:
- a CDS encoding trimeric intracellular cation channel family protein yields MNFFYLLDLIGTFVFAISGTIAAGQKRLDLFGAAFIGFVTAIGGGTLRDMMIGIHPVSWTTSMDYIYVILLAVAITFLIKEQVFRFRKTLFLFDTIGIGVFTIIGVEKALSNGINTPVAIIMGILTAVAGGVIRDTLNNEVPLIFKKEIYATACLVGAIAYLGLQRTGIPIETNQIVTILIIIAIRVISIKYKFSLPRVQFDQSKQL; encoded by the coding sequence TTTAATCGGAACATTCGTATTTGCCATCAGCGGAACCATTGCTGCAGGTCAAAAACGTCTCGACCTTTTTGGTGCTGCATTTATCGGATTCGTCACAGCAATCGGAGGAGGAACGCTTCGTGATATGATGATTGGCATACATCCCGTAAGCTGGACCACCTCGATGGACTACATCTACGTAATTTTACTAGCTGTAGCCATAACATTCCTAATAAAGGAGCAGGTATTCCGCTTCCGCAAAACGCTATTCCTATTCGACACGATAGGTATTGGAGTATTCACCATTATTGGGGTAGAGAAAGCGCTATCTAACGGCATCAACACGCCTGTAGCCATCATTATGGGAATACTAACCGCCGTAGCAGGAGGAGTTATTCGCGACACCCTCAACAACGAGGTGCCGCTAATCTTTAAAAAGGAAATTTACGCAACCGCCTGCCTTGTTGGCGCCATCGCCTACCTAGGCCTACAGCGCACAGGAATCCCTATCGAGACAAACCAGATTGTTACAATACTTATAATTATTGCCATTAGAGTAATATCCATAAAGTACAAGTTTTCACTACCTCGAGTGCAGTTCGACCAGTCGAAGCAGCTTTAA